In the Mytilus galloprovincialis unplaced genomic scaffold, xbMytGall1.hap1.1 HAP1_SCAFFOLD_347, whole genome shotgun sequence genome, tttctgcaacatgttttatttttattgctcTTCTTGTGTTCATTGCTTCTACGACAAAATTTCTTAATTCTGAGTTGGCCATTTTGGAACAATCAACAGTGAGTCGTTTTCTTGCCTGCATAGACCACAAAATTTGGGAACAAACATCTCCTGTACCATGTGCAGATTCCAAAATTGTACCATTCATATCTTCAAATGCGAAGCATGACCATGCCCAGAGTGGTCCCAATTTTCTGACATACGATGTAAGATGTCGGCAAGTATTGTGCAGATTTATTGTACAATTATTTACTCCATATAAGTTGCCAAACTGTGCATAATATAAGTTCAAAATATGTTCTGCATGATTTAACTGCACTGCAGTGATCTTGTcacttaataatatatatattccctCCACAAGGAGGCAATGATGATTGAAGTATTCAGACACCATGATATCAATCAAACACGGTACAGAATAAAAAAGTAACCACATCTGGAGTTCGGATGCTTTCAAATGATgcatattattttcaattttccttgGAAGTCTTGTAATGTCGTCAGTAGGCTTCATCTTCTTAAGttttttgtcaatttgttttatgGCCCTTCCAATGAAGTAAGGTTTACCAGCATGTGATGATGAAAACCAAAGTTTCATCAACATTTTGGTTACACCAAGTAAAACTCCATGCATGTAGTCTGGAACCAGTCCCCAGACCATATCAAACCATTCTAGCCCATGCAATGACGATACCCCTTTAACTCCCATCTCAGGCTTATTTGTCTGAAGCGCAGCTAGTCCACAAGCTaggatttctataaaaaaaaaataactgaacaTGCGTTATcatttcaacaataaacaaagacAATTGTCAATCATGTCAGTTATTTAAtatgtttcatgtttttataatcattgatatttttaatcaaacgctttcaatatttcttatttcagaaaataaaaatatccatGTTCATGGTTGTATGTTAAATACTGTGTGTAAAAGATTACACATGTACACCAGGTGCATGTTTttttgctctgtgttgaagattTTATGACAGCCTAAATGTACATCACTGCttattcatttattcatcatGATAATTACTTGTTTTATTGGgagtagt is a window encoding:
- the LOC143061506 gene encoding uncharacterized protein LOC143061506 encodes the protein MGVKGVSSLHGLEWFDMVWGLVPDYMHGVLLGVTKMLMKLWFSSSHAGKPYFIGRAIKQIDKKLKKMKPTDDITRLPRKIENNMHHLKASELQMWLLFYSVPCLIDIMVSEYFNHHCLLVEGIYILLSDKITAVQLNHAEHILNLYYAQFGNLYGVNNCTINLHNTCRHLTSYVRKLGPLWAWSCFAFEDMNGTILESAHGTGDVCSQILWSMQARKRLTVDCSKMANSELRNFVVEAMNTRRAIKIKHVAENCKIAGGMKTEILEADILRQLRQVLNLPQPDDDSSLGTISKVGRIVKNDQVIFSKIYSRMTKRIGHVVLINNINTCTSDNSSQIASIQYFVLHRKSNKCAAIVKYITLKEEMALVHRSISHLITVNPEDLNAKNCVILVENIQEKLLYLDGNTKYPCIARLPNLYGQSS